The Apium graveolens cultivar Ventura chromosome 10, ASM990537v1, whole genome shotgun sequence nucleotide sequence tagttgcattcacgtagttgcattcatgcattaggtttgttttgtagttttgagtctgtttatgcttgaggacaagcatcgattcaagtttgggggtgtgataagtggattttatatccacttggaatgcttatttacaagcttaaattggtgaTTTGGACTCAAGCTGTTGGTATTTTGATGCATTTTTGTgtattgcatttcaggtatcagttaaatgaagaaaggagcttttaaaggaaatcTGATAAAAAGTGATCcgaattggaagcctaggccattctcaagttgtagaaaatctctttagcttcgcgtgggcagttgaatcgcctaattctgacgagtagaactcaagttatggccaaaataagattcattaaaattttccagaaaggctgcaggcgaccgcgtgctagcaggcgcccgcctgctggtgccaGGCGCCCACCTGCTGATGCGCGGatgatttcgctgaaaaagccttttttgagtggaatttgatgattttaagggtctaggtccaatatgggcttatatatacttaaaaaaaagggttttcatcatccgggaagattgggataccaaggagaagacctagaagcacaaaacaactccgaaaaagaagatcttgtttacaacttgtgattctttgaattagttttaactttggatgctcgttttcattcctgttgaacctagatctgatttattcgtactttaattattattcagtttattaagaccttgtttataccatgctttcattggaacccatggtgacgatgagttcgattatgaactaatcgttgtcatgggattctagcggatttacctatggatttcaataattaatttgtttcgatatcttggtgtgtggttattgattgatatcctagtattggttatgcttattcgtcttatgtgcgtagctaacatataagatagcgtgttaatctctattgaagcgattgtgaatatagaggtttagaacttgtcatgctagcataggttcatgtatttgttatgcatgattcgtaggtaattttaaccatcttacttgccctatgtaatcaagatagataacttgtgcttaaaccgttatgctatcaaattctatagacatatagggtctcaatataattggtgcctattcagcttctatctctttcgTGGATGtatggtagaatggtactcgtgcaatgaaagttggcatttatcagtttcgtgttatatgattagtgtcatcaccatcacatgctaaagttaagaacgaaaaggctattgaatgaagtagtaatgaagttaaaatcccatgtttgtcatatatagtaattcaacctcaattttcttagttaatgttatttagtataatctcttaattTAATCAAAACCaaatttgttatttatcttagcattgagcgataaccatacattgttgcataggtgcataaattgaacttaactgaaaccagtctttgtgggaacaaatctgatttatatcctatactacttgcgaatgcgtatacttgcgtgaattttagcgtgtgttttcgccctaacaataaTCACCTAAAACCAAAATAAGTAAAAACCAATTATtaattacaaaaaaatatataGTGGATACTTAGCTAAAAAGGGGAAAAATACAAATTGTTAGAGAGCAGAAACAGTAGAGTGAATTGCTGAGGAGAAGTGAGATTCTGAATCAAGAAGAACAATCACAAACCAACATCATATATAAACAGGTATGCAATTTCGTTTCTTCTTATCTATATACATTGATTTACAGACTATATTGAATGAAGTGTTTGTAAAAGTTATGTTTTGACTGACATGAACTCTTCATCATGTTATTCTTCATTGAAGTATTAGATCCAATATGAACTTGTAATTAGTAGCCTAATCGATTGTTGAATGTCATAAACTACAGATAACAGACAATGTCGAGTTTAATTCCAATGTACTCAAATACAGGTGCACAGATCTCCATAAATTAGCATGATATTCTATTTATATGTAATGTTTTTCATTACATATGTTATATATTTATTTCAGTACTTCAATTAAATGATTATCATTGATAGGTGAACAATCAGACAGCAGATTTCAGTTTACTTATCAATGTAAAGGAGGTATCTTGATAACTGGTGCTCCTGTAAGTAAATCACAATTTGGTTAAGGGTTTACATCTTAGAGTGAATTATAAATTGATATACCTTCTTCACTTGCACAAAGGTTTGGCACTAATATCCCAAGAACAGTAACCTTTGGTTTGAAAAATGGCGAGATTTACACAGGAACTTACACCAGAAGTGATGAGAGAATTGGCGGACTAATGCCTTTAATAAGGAAAAACTATATACAACCTTATGATAAGGTCACTTTCTATCATACAGGAGCAGGACATTTTACACTTGAATTTGTTGATAGCAACGGCATTGAGAGATTTATGACTAATGGCAAGAACCGCCTAAAACCATGTCttatttgttatatttttataaacaTGTTTATAATATGTTTTTATGGTTATATGATGAAATCACAAATTCCATGATCAAATAAGAAATTGCTTGGTGGATATGGAAGCTGAAATTGAAAAAGGTGCTCATGTTCAATTCATATCAATTATGAAGCCATCTAATATGGATAATAGCTCACACGGAGTGGTACAATCTCAAATTACTTACAAAACTAATAATTTGTGACATGCTAATAAACACTCTTTCCGCATTAATTTAGAAACTACTCATAAGTTTAATCCAATATTACATTTATTTCATCTGTAGCACATTCCTAAAGAAATCCATCCATTCCATCATGCATTCAAAGCTGGTGATGAGGTAACATTGGtaagatatacaaaaagttagaAAGTTGGCATTGTCCTTTCTAATGGGGTGCCGAGATTTTTAGCAGGATGGAACAAATTCAACAGCGATAACAAACTAAAGGTTGCGGACAGATTGATTTTTAATTTCTCAGACAATGTTGACGGTGTTGTATTCAATGTTAAAGTTTAGAACTACAGACATTACAATCATGTCATTAAACCACCTGGAATTTTTGTTTGAAGGAATATTCATGGCTTGATGCCTTAAACTTTGATGTTGTTTTGTGAATTAATATGCTATATTTAATTTAATGTTAATGATTTGTAGACTCAAAGGTACTGATCAATATGAACCTAATGACTGGTTGGGGTTATGTGCGACGATAAGGCCTGAATATGCAGACTACATGTATCATGAGGCTACCGTCATATTTAAATAGTTCTTTTATTAGTCTTCTTAAACTGTTATATATCTGTGAAACTGTAAGCATACTACTTGTTTacgataataaaaattacattaAAACTCGACATAATAAACTTAGAATAATaaatacaagttcaatagattccatgattacaataataaattatttattattgtgAATAAATACCTACATATATTATAATCACGCATCCTTCTACTGATCTTTAACAAAAGGTTGAAATCATTCATTCAACATTGTAAATACCTACATATAACATAATACAATAATAGggaaaattaaataattaagtaaacaAAAGAGAAATTAGCATAAATAAACATAGTAGTATGTATACCGATTCCTCACTTTTTCCACCTCTGGAATGTCAGGATTTACATAAATTGCAGAAAATGGCAGGTTTGTGATGAAAGCACGTCCTGTATAAATAAAGTAtgtattaattataattattttcttaTAACCTGAATGACAACAAATAAGTGTATATACCAATAGAAGCATCAAAATAAATACCAGAAATTATTTCTTGTCTAAAGAGTGATAGTATAATAACTATCGGTTGTTGAATATCATGATAAAACAATTAATTCGCCTCTTTGGCTAAATCTCCCAAAAATTTTACTTCAACTTTGGACATGCCATCACTAACATAGAAATTCAGGTATTTGGTTTCGCCATAAACCGTCCGTACAGTCATGGAGTGGATCTCTTGGTACACAACTCCGATTATATCTAAAATACAAAAAAGTATACCAAGTTTTTTACTAATAACAAATGTATTTCGTTGTCCGTAAAAAATATGTGTAAGAAAATATCAATTTActttaatcaaataatattttgaaaataaaattggTGACATACCTGATGCGGCAAGAGGAGGGTCATCAAGACCATCATGAGAATAATTATTTCCAACATTATTAGTAAAGTTTTGCAAGCTCACAAAATGATACTTCTGTAATGGAACACTCCAATCATCACTAATGACATGTTTTACTATAGTTGACTGTGAAAAGTATATTTTAGTCGGTGAGGAATTTTCACTTGCTATTTTTAGACCTCGTACGCATCGAAAGTGTACTATTTCGTATATATTCCCTTCGGCAAGGGTTTGTGAAAATACACTTAGTAACTCCAAAGGGATAAAAGCATACAATCGTACATTCTGAAATAGTAAGATTGTCACAACTAAGACTAAAATGTGTAAATAATCGGCTTTTCAATAAATATATTTTCATAAATTTAGATCTTACATTTCTGTCAAGAAGAATCAAATTTAATTCTTCTATACTATTTTCCATGTTGCCAAAGGTACGCCAAACTCTAATCACACGTACTTTAACCTGCCAGTCACTTGTTGTATGATCAAGAGATGATAGACAACTGAAAGTAACTCTTATAAAACAAACACATCAGAGATGATATGTTAGTCATCTTCGTATTTCTTATCAATGGTGACATGTAATTGGTACTACTCAAACATATAGCATTAACATTGATGTAATAAATTCAAACATGATTGTCATACTCACCCTCGGACATGGTTTGTGATAGTGGAATATCGAAGGATTCAGTGTTCAATACATTATGGTTTTATATATGTTGATTATGAGTAATGGAGGTAATATGAACGTGTATGAACACAAAGATTTTAAAGTGTAATAAGAGAAATGATTGATTTTTGTTTCAATTATAATGATTGCCAACTACTATAAATTAAATAGGTATTATATCtcttaaaatttataaaaaaaaatcaaataattaTGTTATATGAATACACAAATGATATTGTTGATCACGATGAACAATGAAATTTCGTTAAAAATGGAAAAAAGGATATATACAAATCTTCTTGATGAAACAGGAGACATATGTATAATACATATCTGATTGACATTATTCCATATATGGATAAGTTCAAAATGGCAACATCAAGATGTAAGTTATTACATCTGCTTAGGTAACTTCATACAAATAAAAGTTGTTATTAGTAACAGATATGGACATGGAATATATCAGTTAAAATCAAACGTTAAATTTGTGTACAAATAATCTGTATAGAGGAGGAAAAGCCAAAGTTGAATTTAAATAAGATCAAATATCGTCAAGCTTTGGTAAATTATAGAATACTTCCTCATATACAACATTAGACGTAACGTTTGAATAACATTCAGTATCATCTAATATCAGAATATGAAGTCCTTTTGGAGAAGTTACTCTTGAAACAGCTACATACAGTTGACCATGAGAGAACACTGATCTCCGTAAATACAATCCAAAAGTATCGAGGGACTATCCTTGGCTTTTGTTAATGGTCATGGAAAAACAGAGTTGCAAGGGAAATTGAGTTCTTTTGAATTCAAATGGCCATTTGGTGTCAGTTGGAACCATGTCAATTCTTAGTATAAGGTGTTTTGATCCAACATTGGAACCGCAAAGAATCTCACATTCTACATAATTGTTTTGCATGCAGTGACTATCATTCGTGTACTGTTACATAAACCAAGAATCTGATTCAAATTCTGCATTAACATCACGGTACAACCAACCTTGATCTGTAACTCATGCTTTGGCAAGCACGGCATGTTAATTGAATTCAGGTATTCTACTGGAAAGGCAATATCAAAATCATTATCCTCCCCTCCATTATCATCTATGGAATCCTGACTGAAATAGGTATGAGTTTTACCTGGAATTTTCTCAATCACAAAATCATTTATATCATCCACTAGACTGTTTGTAGGAGTAAGTATTGCTCTGGATCTAAGATAATCGTAAAAAGACATGTTCGATAGAAAATATGGATAGGTTATGTCAAATAAAGACTGAATTGGATTATATGTTCCGCGAACAATAAACTGTTCTGGAatttcaaaatctaccaaaccaTCATCTCCAGGATTCTCAGTATTGCTATGGACCTTGCCATCTACAATGGCAAGTTGCCATTTAGCAAATTCAGCAATTATCTTGTTGCGATCATCTAAAAGTCCCGAATGAAGTCTCATGTTCTTAGTAAGGTAAAGACTTTACAGAATTCCCACAACTTTGATCGATTCAGTGTTGATCCAACAGTCTCTCCTCCGGAAGCTTTTGGGATAACCAGTAGTGTTTGGCGATAATCTCCATCAAATATAACAGTTATTCCACCAAATGGCCTTGATGATCTACTGGGATCAACACTCTCAATACCATGCCGATGCTGCATGGATGCTTCATCCCAAATGATTAAACTTGTGTTCTGTAATAATTCAGCAACATCTGTATCGTGCTTTATTCCTGCTACAGAGCATTGGTCTACGATGATAGGTATATGAAAGCGTGAGTGAGTCGTCCTACCATCATCTAGCAAAATAGCTACAATTCCTGATGAGGCTACTGGCAAAACAATTTTACGCTCAAAACGAAGGCGACATAGAAGTGTCTACCAAACAAATATTTTCCCACATCCGCCACTTCCATAGACAAAGAACTGTTTACCTTTGTTAGAATTTACACTTTCGACAACAGCCTCATACACTTCCTTTTCCTCTCTATTCAACTTGATATAATTCTCATCATGTTCCCTTTTCATTTGCTCTGTATCGTAACCTGTTTCTTCAGCGATTAAACCATTGCCACTGTTGTAAAGAAAGACTTCTGGAGGATAGGGCATGGAAATCTTTTAAGCTCTTTCCCAGAAGTTTTTCAATTTCTGcaagaataattataaaatagtttaACGTTTTTAGTCAAATTATGTATTTAAAATCTGTAATTATAGAAAATACAGATTGTTTTATACTGCGTTCATCGCAAAAAAAAACTGGAAAAGAGtagaaaaagatataagtattgaGAATGAATGCCAAATTTAAAGATAGTCATACCCGCAAGAGCAAAATTTTGAATGTCACAATCTGGGAGTTGTAAATTCCCATTACAACATTCTTTATGTTTTAGGAGGATGATATCGTCAGACATTGATTTCCACTGACCATTCCATAAAAACAGTGGATCAGAGATTGAGCAATATACCAAAATGTTAACAAACATTTCACGGAGCTGTTTCGCAAGAGATGAGTGCGAATTCTCAACCATTGCTTCATGCCATTGACTGTCATTTTGAAGAAGCCCCATAGCAGCACATGCTTTCTTGAAAATTTCAAAAACATGACCTTCAACCGTCCTTAGCTCGTCAAATGAAGTACAACCTTTTCTCCGTATAAGTAACATGCGGAGATATAACAAATCACCGCCAGTAGCATGTACTTCTGTTAATCTGCCAACTACATCACCTCTTTGACGAGGTCTCCATTTACACTCTCGGGGTAGCCACGTAAAATGCATAGGAAATTCAGCATAGGTAAAATCTCGAGTGGCTGAAAATTCTTTATTAGCTTCAAACCAAGCCTCAAGTTTTGTCCTTTTATTATCAGCTTGCTGAACAACTTTAGATAGTGTTGTACCTGTTCTAAAAATGACGTACTTGTTTCCAAGTAAATGAATAGGTAATCTATCAACAGATGGCCACCGAGAATGTACATCAAAACCAAATATTCTCCATGCTGCTTCAGAGGCACAAACATAACGACCATCAAGATATTGCTATACTTCATTTTAAATAGGATTGCTTCTTCGATACACTACTATCAGACGTTTGTTTTTTAGGACCATAGTAGCAGTATCATGGCCTttaagataatacttgaatagatacTTAAGGGATCGAGATTTATATGGCATTGAAAAAGAACCAATAAGTCTCTATTAAATGGAACAACAAACCTATTGTCCAAAAAAACACCTTTCTTTTTTATACTTCTGCCAGTGTTACGTCTACGATAAATGGGAAAACCACAATCATCAATATACGTGTTACCATTGAACCTGCAATGAATGTACCGATATTTCCTGTTAAAAAATAATCCAATTATGTATATATTTACATGGCAACGATcctaaatatattaatataatgttggtttaaattgattaatttaaACCATGTAAATATAAAAAATCTATGTTTATAACATTGTATGATACCTCTTAGGAAAGTGTCTCATACATCTTCCTTTAACCATGCAAGGTGAATAGGTATTGTCAACTCCACAGGGCCCATGAATCATGTAATTGCTGACAGCGGCATAACCAATAGGATATGTATCTTTATCAGGTATTTTAGCACTGACCAAAGCATCTATTTGAGCAACTATTTTGGGCCTAGAATCCAGGTGTAGCCAAATCAACATATGCATGTGTAGAAGACCTCATTTCTGAAATTCTATTACATGCATAACTGCATAATGCGTTAGAATTAAATGCTCGAAGTAAAGAGTTTCTAAACTGTCATAAGAGGAAAGGTTAATAAAAAAATACCTCCTATGCATTTTCCAAAGtagtttttcttctttatcaaATGCATTAGCTGATCCAACTTGAGTTTAAAAACTCTGGACACTATGTCAGGTGCATCGCACACATCAACACCCGGTAATGATTTCATCATCTCGGTTATTTCAGGCCACTTTGTATTACATGTCATTGTCAGGAAAAGAGAAGGGTGTCCAATAGCCCTACATAACACAAGTGCATCCTTAAAATGTTGTGACATATACCTTTGCGAACCTGTGAAGGATGCAGCTAATACAACAGCTTTCCCAACATAATTGGGATCGTGATCACCTTTACGCAAAGCATCTCGGATAGAAGTATACAGATCTGACCTTATAGTTGTTTGGTGAGTAGTAACCCAATCCAACCGATATTGTTCAATTGCATAAAAGGCATCAACGACATACTGTTGCCACAAACGACCTGATAAATGCAGAGTCACCCCTAACACACACAAAATGATTTAGGTAATATGGTATATAACAAATTCTGATCAATTTGATGAAGCTAGTAAACATATCCTGGAAAAAACTTTTCATATGAGAGGTTATAGTATACCTTCAGAAAGGCGAATCATCAACTTATAGAAATAATATTCTTTCATGGAAACATATTTTCGATATTTCTTTTCAAAATCATTATCATCGGGATTTATATTGGCTGATTTTGACATTATTGTTTTATTCAATGGAATCTTTGTATGAAAACCTTTATCTAAATGGGGGAACAAAAGTGGATACTGGAGTTGCATAAAAAAATGTCAGTTTCCCAAACCCTCTGAAGCGATTTTGTACGCGTCTCCACAATTGTATCCCGAAAACCTAATGAATCTCCATTAGTACTTACTATCAAACCTCCAACCTCATATGTTGGTCCAATTATATTAGGATGACAACTCGTTGATTTAGAAGATAAGAGAACCAATCTAAACTCATCATGTTCATTATCTTTGAAGCGCTCACGTGCAGTATGAAATTGCCTAACCAATTTATTATGCTGATTTAACATGTCCATCAAAGCTCCAACAATGCTCTCGTCAATTTCATCTCTGCATCCACCAATTAGATTCATTTTATTCTCCAGTTCATTTTCAGTATCATAGATGTATACTTGATGAAATTTGGGAGATTCACCATCTGCTGGAAGCATACTACCAAGAAGGTGAAGATTTTGACCTTTGACCTTAAAGCAATAGGGTGCTCCTCCATTGTTAATTTTGTGATCTATTTTACCACCACCAGAACAAATCGCAAATAATGAATTGTAAAGATGATGGTTTAACTTGAAGTGGATTGTCTCGTCGCTTCCATATAGTAATGATCTTAGTGGCTCAGGCGGTTAT carries:
- the LOC141690430 gene encoding uncharacterized protein LOC141690430, whose product is MKTPLLLVPIVIGRISYNSVVKVDGWNKDQGRCLKVEEGYVWWRLSLQNFDTIDSRLPSHVAANLINNFDDAYDGTHVEEKLFDEEAEPVDLPEIDLWDGYVNIGPPTSTCVKCGPHHKINNGGAPYCFKVKGQNLHLLGSMLPADGESPKFHQVYIYDTENELENKMNLIGGCRDEIDESIVGALMDMLNQHNKLVRQFHTARERFKDNEHDEFRLVLLSSKSTSCHPNIIGPTYEVGGLIYPLLFPHLDKGFHTKIPLNKTIMSKSANINPDDNDFEKKYRKYVSMKEYYFYKLMIRLSEGVTLHLSGRLWQQYVVDAFYAIEQYRLDWVTTHQTTIRSDLYTSIRDALRKGDHDPNYVGKAVVLAASFTGSQRPKIVAQIDALVSAKIPDKDTYPIGYAAVSNYMIHGPCGVDNTYSPCMVKGRCMRHFPKRFNGNTYIDDCGFPIYRRRNTGRSIKKKGVFLDNRFVVPFNRDLLQYLDGRYVCASEAAWRIFGFDVHSRWPSVDRLPIHLLGNKYVIFRTGTTLSKVVQQADNKRTKLEAWFEANKEFSATRDFTYAEFPMHFTWLPRECKWRPRQRGDVVGRLTEVHATGGDLLYLRMLLIRRKGCTSFDELRTVEGHVFEIFKKACAAMGLLQNDSQWHEAMVENSHSSLAKQLREMFVNILKLKNFWERA
- the LOC141690429 gene encoding uncharacterized protein LOC141690429 — translated: MPYPPEVFLYNSGNGLIAEETGYDTEQMKREHDENYIKLNREEKEVYEAVVESVNSNKVASSGIVAILLDDGRTTHSRFHIPIIVDQCSVAGIKHDTDVAELLQNTSLIIWDEASMQHRHGIESVDPSRSSRPFGGITVIFDGDYRQTLLVIPKASGGETVGSTLNRSKLWEFCKVFTLLRT